A segment of the Candidatus Krumholzibacteriia bacterium genome:
CCGCCCCCCCCTCCGTGGTGGATCATGCGATCCTTCGTGCGTCCGCTGACCTGGCTCGTCGTCTGCGCGACCCTGCTCGTGTCGGCTCCGTCCACCGCGGCGGAGCGGTGGTGGGTGGAACTGCCCCGGGACCGGGGGGTCTCCGAGCCGGAGGACCTGCCCTTCCCGCCCGCACCGAACGATGCTGCCCTCGAGCGACGGGCCCGGCGTGGCCGGGCCGAGCGCGTGGCGGTCCTCGGCCGGGGGCCGAGCGAGGAGGCCCTGCGCGCGGTGCAGGCCACCGGAGCTCGGATCGTCCGCGTGAGCCGCTGGCTGAGTGCGGCCAGCGTGGAGGCCGACGCCACCATCCTGGAGCGTCTGCGAGAACGCTTCGGCCGCGCCGCCCTACGACCCGTGAGGAGCTGGGCCGGCGAGCGTGACCCGCGAGTCGTCCGGGTGACGCCCGGCCCGCGCCGGCGGGTCGGCGCCTTCGACTACGGCCGGTCCTTCGACCAGCTCGCGCAGATCGGGATCGATCGTCTGCACGACCGGGGTCTCACCGGGCAGGGGGTCCGGGTCCTCGTGCTCGACACGGGCTTCCTGGTCGACCATCCCGCGATCGACCATCTCGACGTCCTGGCGACCCGGGACTTCGTGAACGACGACGCGGACGTGGGCATCGACGAGGGCGAGGCGATCAACCAGGACCGACACGGGACGGGCGTGGTCGGCACCCTCGCCGGCTACGAACCCGGCTCGTTGATCGGGGCCGCGCCCGACGTCTCGGTGCTGCTCGCCAAGACCGAGGTCGTCGACAGCGAGACCCGGGTCGAAGAGGACCACTTCGTCGCCGCCCTCGAGTGGGGAGAAGCCCTCGGGGCCGATCTCATGACCGCGTCGCTGGGCTACCGCACCTTCTACGACGAGCCCGACACCTTCGCCTACTCGCCGGAGGATCTCGACGGCGACACCGCGATCACGACGCGCGCCGTGGACGACCTGGTGGCGATGGGGGTGGTCGCGATCAGCTCGGCCGGCAACGACGGGGACGACCCGGGAACCCTTCTCACGCCCGCCGACAGCGACAGCGGACTCGCCATCGCCGCCGTCGACTCGAACGGTGCCGTCGCCTGGTTCTCGAGCCGCGGACCGACCGCCGACGGCCGCACGAAGCCCGACCTGGCCGCCCGCGGCGTGCGCGTGGTGTGGGCCGACACCTGGATCGGGGTCGGCCTCGCGTCGGGCACCTCGCTGGCCGCGCCTCTCGTGGCCGGAGCAGGCGCTCTGCTCCTTCAGGCGCACCCGGACTGGGGTCCGCACGAGGTCGCTTCGGCGCTCCGGAGCACCGCGAGTCAGGCCATGGCTCCCGACACGGTCCTCGGATGGGGGATCGTCGACGCCCAGGCGGCGGTCTTCGACGTCGAGGCTCCGCAGGTGCCCCTGCCCTTCGATCTGGTGGCCCCGGAACCCGGAGCCGTGATCGACGGGCCCCGGGTCGATTTCGCCTGGGAGGCCGCAGAGGATCTGCAGACACCACAACAGATCGACTACCGCGTCGAGATCGCGCGGGACGAGGCCTTCGACGAGGTGGCCGCCGTCTTCGAGGTGGGACCCGCGGTCGTCCGCTCCGCCTGGGTCCCGGTGAGCGGGCAGCTGTGGTGGCGGGTGGTGGCCACCGATCCGCAGGGACACGTCCGGACGAGTGCCGCCCGGGCCCTCGAGGTCCCGACGGCCACCGGGGCCCCGACCCGGACGCGCGTGGCCTGGGCGCGCTGGGAAGGTCCGTGGCCCAATCCGACGAGCGACCGCAGCGCGGCGCGGCTGGTGCTGAACCGGCCGGCACGGGTGCGCGCGGTCGAGGTCTTCGACGTCGCGGGCCGGCGGATCCGGACCCTTCGCCGGCAGGTCGAACTGCTGCCCGGCGAGTGGCGCGTGGAATGGGACGGAAGGGACTCCAGGGGGCGCTCCGCGGCCTCCGGCGTGTATTTCCTCCGGGCGCTCGTCGAGGACTCCGACGGCCGCGCGGCCCGGCTGCGCGCCCGCGTGGTTCGCCTTCGCTGAGGGATGTCCGCGGGGCCGCAGCCGTCAGTGCCTTGACCTTCGGTTTTTCCGTCATCTACTCTTTGTACGAATCCCTTGGAGCGCCACGAGGCCTCCGGCCCCTCTCGCCGAATTCCCGGAATGGCCGGCTGATCCTCGTCGACTGCCCCGCATCAGCATGCGCCCCCACTCCGGGCGCGTCGGTTCTGCTACCAGGAGGGTCTCCGTCGTGTTCCTGACGAAGCGTCAGTCGGAGCTGTTGGACTACCTGCGCCGCACCATCGCCGTGCAGGGCTACGCTCCGAGCCTCGAGGAGATGGCGGCTCACTTCCAGCTGTCATCGGTCGGAACGGTCCACAAGCACCTGAAGGCCCTCGAGGAGAAGGGCTTCATCCGTCGCCAGTGGAACCGTTCCCGTGCGATCGAGATCGTCGAGACCCACGACGGACGGGCCCGTCGCGTGCCCATGCTCGGCTCGCTCAAGGGACAGCAACCGATCGAGAACGGGGTCCAGAGCGGAAGCATCGCGGTTCCGGAGGAGTTCCTGAACGGAAACGGTGCCTTCGTCCTGCAGGTGGGTGACGACTCCCTGCGCGACGAATTCCTCGACTGCGGCGATTTCGTGGTGTGCGAGCCGAGCGAGTCGCCCGAACCCGGGGCCACCGTCGTGGTCACGGTCGACGGACGGAGCACGATGGTCCGTCGGTGGGAGCCGACCTCGGACCGGGTCCAGCTGCGCTCCCGGCGTCCGGGGGCCGAGGACTTCGAGGTCGGACTGCAGCGGTGCCGGATCGAAGGGGTGGTCGTCGGCGTGCTCCGCCGCCTGCAGGCGGACCGTCAGGCCGCTTCCTGAATCGTGCCACGAATTTCGCTCGGTTGACGTTTCGGCGTCCGCCTCCCTACCATGCGGCCGGCCCTCAGGGGCCGGCCTTCTTCTTCGTGCTCCGGCGGGTCGTGGACTCCACGGCGGGTACGGAGTGCGCGCCCACCACGCACGGGAAGCCAGACATGATCTCCTCGTCCAGGCCCACACCCGACGACCGGCCGCTCGACGTGACGCGTGATCCCGACGACATGGAAGAGGTGTTCGAGGTCTACTTCACCTCGACGCCCGGTCCGTCCCGCGTCGTTCGTATGGAGGGCGGTCTGGGGTGGCGACCGGCCACCGACGTCTACGAGACCGAGCACGAATTCGTCGTCCAGATGGACCTGGCGGGCATGGACCGCAACGCGATCGAGATCCACGTCGACGACGAGTTCCTGGTGGTGCGCGGCACGCGTAGCAACATCGCGCCCCCGGGCAAGAAGCACTTCCACAAGATGGAGATCCGGGTCGGACCCTTCGAGCGTCACGTCCGGGTTCCCGGACACGTGGACGCCAACACCGCACGGGCCCGCTACGAGAGCGGGTTCCTGTTCGTCGTCATGGAACGGGGCCAGGGACGGTGCGGAGAGCGTCGTAGCATCGCCATCGGATCCTGACCGCAGCCCCCGCCGTCGCGGGGACCGAAGATCTCAGCCCGCCCTCGAGGAGTCGTCGTGGCCGATCAGTCCGAAGCCCCGGGATTCGATCTGGAAGATGGTGTCCGGGTTCCCGACCAGCTCGCCGTCCTGCCGATCAGTGACGCGGTGGTCTTTCCGTACATGATGGTGCCGCTGGTCCTCAGCGACGCCAATCTCATCCAGTTGGCCGACGACGTCCTGGCCGACTCGAAGATGCTCGGGACCTTCACCCAGTTGCCGGAAGCGACCACCAACGGCAGCGAGGAAGAAGAGTCGAACGTCGGCGAAGAGGACGTCTACGAGATCGGCACGGCGGTGGTGATCCAGAAGATGCTTCGCTTCCCCGACGGGAGCATGCGGCTGCTGGGTCAGGGCATCACACGGATCCGCCGCAAGAAGGTCCTGCAGACCGAGCCCTACATGGTCGCCGAGGTCGAGGTCCTCGACGAGAAGGAATCGACCGACGCCAAGACCGTGGCCTACATGCGCGGTGTGGCGAACAACTTCATCAAGATCGTCGACGCGTCCGAGAAGCTCAGCGACGAGCTGAAGGTCGTGGCCATGAACATCGACGAGCCCGGCCGGCTCGCCGACATGGTCGCCACGAACCTGGACATCGACGTGACCGAGAAGCAGAAGGTGCTCGAGATCCTCGACCCGCGGGCGCGGCTCGAGCTGCTCAGCGAGATCGTGATGCGCGAGCTGGAGATGGTCGAGCTCGGCGAGAAGCTGCAGAGCCGCGTGCGCAAGGCGATCGACAAGGACCAGCGCGAGTACTACCTGCGCCAGCAGCTGAAGGCGATCCAGCGCGAACTCGGCGACACCGACCAGAGTTCGGTGGAACTCGACGAACTCCGCGAACGGATCGAGGAGGCGTCGCTGCCCGACCACGTACGCGAGGCGGCGTTGAAGGAGTACGACCGGCTCACCCGCATGAGTCCCGGTGCCAGTGAGTACACGGTGAGCAAGACCTACGTGGACTGGCTGCTCGAGCTGCCGTGGCTGGAGAGCAGTGTCGACAACCTGCAGCTGAAGAAGGCCGAGGAAGTGCTGGAGCGCGATCACTACGGTCTGGAAGACGTGAAGGAGCGCGTACTCGAGTACCTGGCGGTGAAGAAGCTGAAGGACGACATGCGCGGTCCCATCCTGTGCCTGGTCGGACCGCCGGGTGTGGGCAAGACCAGCCTGGGCAAGTCGATCGCCGAGGCCATGGGGCGCAAGTTCTACCGTCTGAGCCTGGGCGGCATGCGGGACGAGGCCGAGATCCGCGGGCATCGCCGCACCTATGTCGGGGCGATGCCGGGCCGTGTCATCCACGGGGTGAAGGTCGCGGGGACGAACAACCCGCTGTTCATGCTCGACGAGATCGACAAGCTCGGCAGTGATTTCCGGGGCGATCCGGCGAGTGCGTTGCTCGAGGTGCTCGATCCCGCGCAGAACAGTACCTTCACCGACCACTACCTGAACCTACCCTTCGATCTCAGCAACGTCCTCTTCATGACGACGGCCAACGTGCTCGACACGATCCCACGTCCGCTGCGCGACCGCATGGAGATCATCCAGCTCCCGGGCTACACCCGGCTCGAGAAGCTCGAGATCGCCAAGCGCTACCTCGTGCCGAGGCAGGTCGCCGAGAACGGCCTCAGCTCCTCCAGCATCCGATTCACCGATGCCGGGCTGAACTCGATCATCTCCGACTACACGGCCGAGGCCGGGGTACGTTCGCTGGAGCGGACGATCGGGCGGGTGTGCCGTAAGGTCGCGCGTGGTGTCGCGGGATCGCGCAAGAAGAAGCGTGTGAACGTGTCCGTGAAGAACGTCCACGACTATCTGGGCGCGCCGGTGTACTCGGACGAGGCACGGAAGTCCCGCCCCGAGGTGGGCGTGTGTGCCGGCCTGGCCTGGACCCCGGTGGGGGGGAAGATCCTCTTCGTGGAGGCGGTGGCGATGCCGGGGCAGGGTGCCCTTCGGCTGACCGGGCAGCTCGGCAACGTCATGCAGGAGTCGGCGCAGGCCGCCCTCAGCTACATCCGGAGTCGCTACAGCGCGGGCCCGCAGGACATCGAATGGTTGCGGACGCACGACCTCCACGTGCACCTTCCCGCGGGGGCGATCCCGAAGGACGGACCCAGTGCCGGGATCACGATGGCCACGGCCCTGGTGTCGCTGTACCGGGGGATCCCGATCAGCAACAGGGTGGCCATGACGGGAGAGATCTCGCTCACCGGCGAGGTGCACCCGGTGGGGGGTCTCGTCCAGAAGATCCTGGCCGCGCACCGGGCGCGGATCTCCCAGGTGATCATTCCCGCCGACAACGAGCGCGACCTCGAGGAGCTGCCCGAGGAGGTGCTCGAGGCCATCGAGTTCCATCCGGTCGAACGGGTGGAGCAGGTCTGGGAGCTCGCCCTCACGCGGCCCCTGCAGTGAGACCACGTTCCCGGTGCAGGTTTGACCGGCCCCCGAGCGGCTGCTAGTTTGCCACGCGTTCGCGCCGGCTGGTGTCCGGCGCGGTCAGGACGACCGATGCCTTCCAGCTTGTTGCGACGTCTCCTGGGGCGCGCCGGTGCTTCCCCCAACGGGGCGGTGGCCGGTGAAGCCTTCTCGCTGCCCGGATCGCTGCAACCGGGCGCGCGCGTTCTCCTGCTCGCGTCCGACGACCTGACGGATCTGCTCTTCGCCATGCCGCTGGTCGAGGCCGTGCACGGTGCGATCGAGGGCGTGGAGTTCGGTCTGCTCTGCGACGAGCGCACCAGTCACCTGGCGCTGAGCACCGACCGCTTCGCCGACGTTCTCGTCGTCGACCCACAGCAGGCCGGTTCCGGGTCGGCGTCCCATCGGGAACTGCAGGAGGCCCTCCAGGGCGAGTCCTGGGACGTGGCGATCCTGCTCGGTCAGGATCCCGATCCCGATCGCGACGAGTTCGCCCACCTGAGCGGGGCGACGCTTCGCATGGGGCCCGATCATCCACTGGCCTTCCCGCGGCTCAACTGTCAGGTCCGGCCCCCGTCCTCCGAGAGCTATCCCTACGGCCGTGCCCAGCTCTGGGGTCGCCTGCTCGGAGTGAACGTCGATGCGCGCCGACTGCACTGGCGCCTGGCCCCGAAGCGCGCGCGCCAGATGGGGCAGTTGGTGCACTTCAACAAGCCGCGGAAGCAGCAGCGGCTGATCGGCATCGACCCCGGAGTGGGCAAGGCCGGCACGCGGTTGGGCGCCGCGAACCTGGGCCTGATCGCGAACCACCTCTCGCGGACGATCGATTCGAGAACGATCGTGCTGACGGCCGACGAGGATCCGACGGTGGTCGACGAGTTCGTCGGTGTACTCGAGAACACACCCCTCGATCTGCCGCGGCCCACGCTGCTCGAGACCGTGCTCCTGCTGAACGAGTGCGACCTGCTCGTGAGCGGGAACACCGATCTCCTGCACTTCGCCGCCGCACTGGACGTGCCCGCACTGACCGTGTTCGCCGACGCCGATGCCGACGCCTGGATCCCGGATCGAGCCGAGCGTCTGGAGGTCGTGAGGGCAGCACGGGGCGAGGCCCTGGACCTGGCCGAGATCATGGATCGGGTGGAAAGGCTCCTGGCGTAGTCGTCGGTGCCCATCGGCACCGGTCGGCATCGCGGCTCATCGCGAAGGATCGAGTGTGCACGACATACCCCGCGTCCTGTCGCTGTTGCGTCACTTCCGCTGGCGGATGCCCGCGCTCGTCGTGTGCATCGTGATCGCCTCGTCGCTCTCGAGTGTCGGAATCACCTTCGTGTCGCCCCTGGTGCGGATCCTCTTCGAGGAGGATCCGGCCCCGCTCGCCGCCGAGGCCCAGCAGGATCCCACGGCGGGCACGCCCGCCGGTGTTCCGCTCGAGCAGGTCGAACTGCCGGACTTCATGGAGCGTGCCCGTACGACGATCTCCCAGGAGGTCGAGGGCTGGCTCTACCGCGGCGACCGCACGGACATGCTCTGGCGGCTGTGCCTTTCCCTGCTCGTGGTCTTCCTCACGCGGAATCTCTTCGCCTTCCTGCAGGAGGCGTTGAGGGTCCAGATCGAACAGCGCACGATCCATCGTCTTCGCGAGGATCTGCACCTGTCGATCCAGCGGCTCCCTCTCCAACAGTTCTCGCGCGAGCGTACCGGTTATCTCATGAGCCGGGTGATCGCCGACGTCGACGCCATGCGCGGGGCCATCATCGGTGTGTGGACCCAGCTCGCGAGCAATTGCCTGATGATCGTGATCGCGCTGACGATGGTCGCGCTCGTCAGCTGGAAACTGCTGTTGACCACCCTTCTGGTCGTTCCGCCGAACATGTTGCTGATCGCGTGGATCAGTCGTCGGTTGCGCCGCGGCAGTCAGCGTGTCCAGGAATCGATGGGCGATGCCGCGGCCGTCCTCCAGGAAGCGATCAGCGGGATCCGGATCGTGAAGGCCTTCGATCCCGAGGGACACGAGAACCGGCGTTTCGACCGGGTGAACGCCAGCTACACCCGCTCCTACGAACGTCTGAAGATCCTGTCGGCGATGAGCAGCCCCGTGAGCGAGGTCCTGGGAATCCTGACCGCCGTCGTCATCATCGTCATGGGGGGACGCCTGGTGCTGACAGGACAGCTGCGCCCCGACCTGCTGGTCCTGTTCCTGGGTGTGATCCTCTGGGTGATCGGACCGATCAAGTCGATCATCCGTGCCAACAACACGCTGCAACAGAGTCTGGCCGCGGCGCGGAGGATCTTCGACGTCCTCGATGCACCGAAGGAGTCGCGCGGACCGGTGGACGCGAGACCCTTCTCCGCGCCGGAACGAGCGCTGCGCTTCGAGAACGTGAGCTTCGAGTACGAGACCGACATTCCGGTGCTGCACGACGTCGACCTCGAAGTCGGTGCCGGACAGGTCGTCGCCCTGGTGGGTCCATCGGGAGCGGGCAAGAGCACGCTCGTGGATCTCGTGCCGCGTTTCCTGGATCCGACCGGGGGCCGCGTGACCGTCGACGGAGTCGATCTGCGCGAGTTCGACCTTGCCTCGTTGCGTGGCCACGTGGGAGTGGTGTCCCAGGAGGTGATCCTCTTCCACGACACGGTGGCGGGGAACATCGCCTTCGGGTCGGGCGAGGTGTCGGAGGAACGCATGATCGACGCGGCGAAGACCGCGAACGCGCACGACTTCGTCGCGGCGTTGCCGCGCGGCTACGACACGTTGGTGGGCGAACGGGGACTTCAGCTCTCAGGTGGGCAGCGACAACGTCTGGCGATCGCGCGTGCGGTCCTGAAGAATCCGCCGATCCTCATCCTCGACGAAGCGACCAGCGCGCTCGACACCGAGAGCGAGCGTGCCGTGCAGGAAGCCATGCAGCGACTCATGGTGGGGCGGACCACGCTCGTGATCGCGCACCGGCTGTCGACGATCACGGCGGCCGACCGCATCGTCGTGTTGCAGCAGGGTCGGATCGTCGAGAGTGGGACCCACGAGCAACTCCTCGCGCACGACGGAGCCTACCGTCGTCTCTACGACCTCCAGTTCGGTCCGGGCACGGGCGACGATGGCGACGCGTCTGTCGGTTCTTCCCAACTGGCTGGGTGACCTCGTCATGGCCACGCCGGCCCTGCGCCGTTTCGGTGCGGGGTCCGAGCACGTGGTCGTGGGGGCGCCCCACCTCGTGGACCTCGTGCTCGATCTCGGGCTCGCCGATCGAGGCGTGGACTACGACCGGCGGGGCGCCGACCGCGGCGTGTCCGGACTGTGGCGGGCAGCGCGAGGCCTGTCGGCGCTCGAGCCCGAGGTCGCGCTGGTGCTCGGACCGAGTCTGCGCGCGGCCGCTCTGCCGGCCCTGGCCGGGATTCCGCAGCGTCAGGGTGTCGGCGGAGAGGGGCGGGAGCTGTTCCTGACCCGGGTGCACCGGGTTCGGGGTGGACTGCGGTCGCAGCACCTCTCGCAGACCTGGTGGGACGTCACGGGAGGCGCCGGGCAGGTGCCGTCGCCGCGCTGGCGACCGGGCCGTCGTGGACAGGAGGGATGGAGGGCGCTGATGGAGCGCCGCCCCGAACTCACGGCTCCCTTCGCGGTCTTCGCCGCCGGAGCCACCTTCGGTCCGACCAAGCGGTGGCCGACGCATTTCTTCGCCGAGACCGCAGGGCGCCTCCACGCCTCCCATGGCCTCCGTCCGGTCTTCGTGGGCTCGGGCGACGCCCGCGAGCGCGAGACCGCGGCGGCGCTGGCGGAAGCAACCGGAGGGGTCTCGCTCGCCGGCGAGACCGACCTCCCGGTGCTCGTCGGCGCATTGGCCGACGCGTCTCTGTTCGTGGGCAACGACAGCGGTCCCATGCACGTCGCGGCCGCGGTGGGGATTCCGACCGTGGGCATCTTCGGATCGACGAGCCCCGTGTGGACGGCTCCGCGCGGGCCCGCCGCCCGGACCGTGGGGCCGGCCCCCGTCGACTGCAGTCCGTGTTTCCGGGCGACCTGTCCCTTCGCCCTGGAGTGCCTTCGCCAGCTCGAGCCGTCCGCAGTCCTGGGCGCGGTCGAGCGGCTCCTCGGTTCACCCCCTCCGCGGGAGGCCCGTCCGTGAACCATCGCGCCGTCGTCTGGCTCGATCGTGACGGGACGATCGTCGACGATCCGGGCTACCTTCGCGATCCTCTTGCCCTGCGCCTCTTGCCCGGTGCCGGAGAGGCCGTGAGCCGTCTGAACAGGGCCGGGATCGCGGTCGTACTCGTGACCAACCAGAGCGGAATCGCCCGGGGGCTCCTGACCGAGCAGGACCTCCGCTCGGTGCACGCGGAGCTGCGGCGCCGCCTGGCGTCGTCGGGTGCCCACCTCGATGCGATCCGTCACTGCCCGCACCTGCCCGACCATCTGCTTCCCGACGGCGCGAGGCCCTGTGCCTGCCGGAAGCCGCGGCCCGGCATGATCGAGGCGGCACGGGACGAACTGGGCGTACCGAGCGACACGCCGCAGTTCGTGGTGGGCGACAAACCGGCCGATGTCCGACTGGCACGTGCCGCCGGATGCCGTTCCGTTCTGGTCCTCACCGGGGAGGGACGAACCACGCGGCGGCACCACGACGCCGACGCCGACCTCGTGGTGCCCGACGTCGGAGCGGCCGTGAGCCACATCCTCGAGCAGCTCTCCCTCGCCGATGGCGGGCCGAGCTGTTAGGTTCCGCTCTTGCTCCCCGTGGGCCGCGGAGGCGGCCAGGAGTCGAACCGCATGCGCATCCTGATCATCGCGGCGACCTACCCGCCGACCCGCTGCGGCGTGGGTGACTACGTCCGTAGGGTCGGCCGCGAACTCCGCGGGATCGACGAAGAGGTCTTCGTCCTCACCGGCGAGGCAGAGGACCTCGACCACGATCACGGGGACCCGACGATCGCCTCGGTGGGCAGGCGGCCCGCGCCACGCCGCGTCGACGATCTCCGCTTCGACACCGAGGACCACGGAGTCCGGCTGTCGCGACGGGTCCCGGCCTGGGACTGGGGCGCGCTCGACTGGATCGAGGCCGCCCTGCGGGACCTGGAGCCCGACGTCGTGAGCCTCCAGTTCCACGGCGAGGACTATCTGCTCCACCCGGCGGTGTGCGCGGTTCCCGACCTGGCGCGGCGTCGGGGATGTCCCGTGGTCACGACGCTGCACAACCTGCAGCGCCCGGTGGCGTGGGCGGAGCCGGCCGACCCACTGGATCACCTCCTGCGCGGGAGTGCGGCCTGGATCTGCACCAACGCGATCGACGAAGCCCGGCTCCGATCGCACGAACTCTCCGAGCGCCTGCACGTGATCCCCACCGGGCCGTGCATCACCGACGACCGCGGACGCCGGACCGCCGATCCCCATGGGCCGCTGCGCATCGGCTACTTCGGCTTCCTGAATCCCTTCAAGGGCATCGAGTACCTTCTGCGCGCGGTGGCGGCCCTGCACACCGAGGGCCGCGCGATCCGGCTCGAACTGGCGGCCGGGATCCACACCGACGCACCCGGGCGCCTGCGCGACTACGCGGACTTCGTCGGCGGCGAGATCGAGCGTCTCGGGATCGGACCGGTCCTCGAACGCCACGGCTACGTGTCCGACGAAGAGGTGGGTGCGCTGCTCGGACGATCGCACGTCGCCGTGTTCCCCTTCCGCGACGGGGTGAGCGGCAAGAACTCCAGTTTCTGGAGCACCATGCACCACGCGACGCCGACGCTGACCACGCGGGGTCCGGGCGTGCCGCCGGGACTCGTCGACGGTCAGAACGCCCTTCTCGTCCCGGCGGAGGACGCCGAGGCCATCGCCGAACGGTTGCGATGGTCGGATGCCCACCGCGCCGAGCTCGAGGCGATCGGCCGGGCCGGGCGGGAGTTCGTTCTCCGTTCGTTCGACTGGAGCGTGATCGCGCGTTCGATGCACGAGGTCTTCGCGGCGTCGGTCGATCGGGGTACCGCCGGCGCGGAGGAGCCGCGGTGAACCTTCGTGCCCCGAAGCTTCGCGACGACGCGGCGCTGGCCGCATGGATCCGGGCCGAGCAGGCCCGGCAGCGGCGGGTGGTCTTCACCAGCGGTTGCTTCGACGTGCTGCACGTCGGACACGTACGTTCGCTGCGCGCCGCCCGGTCCCTCGGCGATCGGCTGGTCATCGGATTGAACTCCGACGATTCGGTGCGAGGCCTCAAGGGTCCCGATCGGCCCTACTTCCCGCAGGAGGAGCGGGCGGAGG
Coding sequences within it:
- a CDS encoding glycosyltransferase family 4 protein, which produces MRILIIAATYPPTRCGVGDYVRRVGRELRGIDEEVFVLTGEAEDLDHDHGDPTIASVGRRPAPRRVDDLRFDTEDHGVRLSRRVPAWDWGALDWIEAALRDLEPDVVSLQFHGEDYLLHPAVCAVPDLARRRGCPVVTTLHNLQRPVAWAEPADPLDHLLRGSAAWICTNAIDEARLRSHELSERLHVIPTGPCITDDRGRRTADPHGPLRIGYFGFLNPFKGIEYLLRAVAALHTEGRAIRLELAAGIHTDAPGRLRDYADFVGGEIERLGIGPVLERHGYVSDEEVGALLGRSHVAVFPFRDGVSGKNSSFWSTMHHATPTLTTRGPGVPPGLVDGQNALLVPAEDAEAIAERLRWSDAHRAELEAIGRAGREFVLRSFDWSVIARSMHEVFAASVDRGTAGAEEPR
- a CDS encoding adenylyltransferase/cytidyltransferase family protein, with amino-acid sequence MNLRAPKLRDDAALAAWIRAEQARQRRVVFTSGCFDVLHVGHVRSLRAARSLGDRLVIGLNSDDSVRGLKGPDRPYFPQEERAEVLSELECVDALVIVPESTMDRVLDAMRPDVFAKGTDYTVETIPERETVLAYGGELAIVGDPKTRSSRQFRVVK